In Neobacillus endophyticus, a single window of DNA contains:
- a CDS encoding response regulator transcription factor: MKMLILDNQSPYRLGAQKLIELRFPNVVTDCHNVDALFDMEYIATAEILLIDPSGLSSDSAEKVRTLLTQVIQKGVDVIVYTTSVPTDFLMDMLSIGVKGYLLKSSSYDFFMQGIWSVMNGERYVDISLVSSLIGRIMNTPINAESSIGTPGKVSPEDILTKTEWAILELFIKGSSNAEIAKTLFLSESTISQYMRKITSKFEVPSRTAAAIKAVANGWIDVSEYLY; encoded by the coding sequence ATGAAAATGCTGATTCTAGATAATCAAAGTCCTTATCGGCTTGGAGCGCAAAAGCTAATAGAGCTTAGATTCCCCAACGTAGTAACGGACTGCCATAATGTGGACGCGCTATTTGATATGGAATATATCGCAACTGCAGAAATTTTACTAATAGATCCGTCGGGCCTTTCTTCGGATTCGGCTGAAAAGGTTAGAACGCTTTTGACACAAGTGATACAAAAAGGCGTGGATGTCATTGTCTATACTACCAGTGTTCCAACTGATTTCTTAATGGATATGCTCTCGATTGGAGTAAAAGGATACCTACTAAAAAGCTCTAGTTATGATTTTTTTATGCAGGGAATTTGGTCAGTGATGAACGGGGAACGGTATGTAGATATTTCGTTGGTTTCCTCTTTAATAGGGAGAATAATGAATACACCAATTAACGCGGAGTCCTCCATTGGGACACCAGGTAAGGTTTCTCCTGAGGACATCTTAACTAAGACGGAATGGGCCATTTTGGAGCTGTTTATAAAAGGTTCCTCTAATGCGGAAATTGCTAAGACGTTGTTTTTATCAGAAAGTACGATATCACAATATATGAGAAAAATTACATCGAAATTTGAAGTTCCGTCACGAACAGCTGCAGCAATCAAAGCCGTAGCTAACGGATGGATTGATGTCTCTGAGTATTTATACTAA